In one Corallococcus sp. EGB genomic region, the following are encoded:
- a CDS encoding metallopeptidase family protein, with product MSRRGLLAVCLLLLASCKRNPPAAADAGTDAGVATAAEEADAGALAEGPLDAGPRASVTRPDDAVAEVHPLAVCDAKGGAPLDAARDYYDAGQYEQALSCAAQAAALEPDLAAAHAERGAALAALNREPEAQLAYARALAIDPGDADALLGAAHLYAVQLPSTRERDELGALYAERGLSQPSTPPELVPSLALVAAMAFNDLGQAEQALDRATLVLAREPGNAEAKYEKALALFELCRFREAKVAFASLLKDKDRAAHAHQHLGLLLEREGQWAKAEEHFQKARALEPEDFPPPPLPSADEFKAQVTRAMADLPADMRRDLEGVPVTTEELPSEDDLLANQPPLSPTILGLFRGPSLHEPCDGSETPCRSVALYRRNLARAVRTPEELREQIRVTLLHEIGHLRGEDDEELAARGLE from the coding sequence ATGTCGCGGCGCGGTCTGCTCGCTGTCTGTCTGCTTCTGCTCGCCTCCTGCAAACGGAACCCTCCGGCGGCCGCCGACGCGGGCACGGACGCGGGCGTGGCCACCGCCGCCGAGGAGGCCGACGCGGGTGCGCTCGCGGAAGGCCCCCTGGACGCGGGCCCTCGCGCCTCCGTCACGCGCCCGGACGACGCGGTCGCGGAGGTGCACCCGCTGGCGGTCTGCGACGCGAAGGGGGGAGCGCCCCTGGACGCGGCCCGGGACTACTACGACGCCGGCCAGTACGAGCAGGCGCTCTCCTGCGCCGCGCAGGCCGCCGCGCTGGAGCCGGACCTCGCCGCCGCCCACGCGGAACGCGGCGCCGCCCTGGCCGCGCTCAACCGCGAGCCGGAGGCGCAGCTCGCCTACGCCCGCGCGCTGGCCATCGACCCGGGGGACGCGGACGCGCTGCTGGGCGCCGCGCACCTGTACGCGGTGCAGCTGCCCTCCACGCGCGAGCGGGACGAACTGGGCGCCCTCTACGCCGAGCGCGGCCTGTCCCAGCCCTCCACGCCCCCGGAGCTCGTGCCGTCGCTGGCGCTGGTGGCGGCCATGGCCTTCAACGACCTGGGGCAGGCGGAGCAGGCGCTGGACCGCGCCACCCTCGTGCTCGCCCGCGAGCCGGGCAACGCCGAGGCGAAGTACGAGAAGGCCCTGGCCCTCTTCGAGCTGTGCCGCTTCCGCGAGGCGAAGGTGGCCTTCGCGTCGCTCCTGAAGGACAAGGACCGCGCGGCGCACGCGCACCAGCACCTGGGCCTCCTGCTGGAGCGCGAAGGCCAGTGGGCCAAGGCGGAGGAGCACTTCCAGAAGGCCCGCGCGCTGGAGCCGGAGGACTTCCCCCCGCCCCCCCTGCCGTCGGCGGACGAGTTCAAGGCCCAGGTGACGCGCGCCATGGCGGACCTGCCCGCGGACATGCGCCGCGACCTGGAGGGCGTGCCGGTGACCACGGAGGAGCTTCCCTCCGAGGACGACCTGCTCGCCAACCAGCCGCCCCTGTCACCCACCATCCTGGGCCTCTTCCGGGGCCCGTCCCTGCACGAGCCCTGCGATGGTTCGGAGACGCCCTGCCGCTCGGTGGCCCTCTACCGGCGCAACCTGGCCCGCGCGGTGCGCACCCCAGAAGAGCTGCGCGAACAGATTCGCGTGACACTGCTGCATGAAATCGGGCATCTGCGCGGGGAAGACGACGAGGAACTGGCCGCGCGCGGCCTGGAGTGA